The Centroberyx gerrardi isolate f3 chromosome 7, fCenGer3.hap1.cur.20231027, whole genome shotgun sequence genome contains a region encoding:
- the LOC139930942 gene encoding guanine nucleotide-binding protein G(o) subunit alpha-like produces the protein MFCCLNILPVPLQICMGMCLHQDITEEDKRAKIQSSKIEQDLCEHAKTEMNVVKILMLGAAESGKSTLIKQIKIIHSHGFSKQELISFKPAVLDNLLTSMKFVLRGMGMLRINLANKKNKAHARSILSCGQCLGEDQELLPFMGHAFCGLWADQGVRAAAARGYEFELNDSALYFFENMSRIIAPNYIPTETDVLRVRVRTCGIIETQFQVDEMVFRMYDVGGQRSKKRKWLSCFDGVQAVLFVVALSSYDSTLMEDSSVNRLEESLDLFTSICTNTVFKSSSLILFMNKTDLFREKILHSGRHLRFYLPSYTGADGDVDAAARHITAMFVACNVRPDEPVYHHFTTATDTANVQLVFRVVMDQIIKENLAAVPLQ, from the exons ATGTTTTGTTGTCTCAATATCCTGCCAGTGCCACTGCAG ATCTGCATGGGGATGTGCCTTCACCAGGATATCACCGAGGAGGATAAAAGGGCTAAAATCCAGAGCTCTAAAATAGAACAAGACCTGTGTGAGCATGCCAAGACTGAGATGAACGTTGTTAAAATCCTCATGCTTG GAGCTGCAGAGAGTGGGAAGAGCACCCTGATCAAACAGATAAAGATCATCCACAGCCACGGCTTCTCCAAACAGGAGCTCATTAGTTTCAAG CCTGCAGTACTGGACAACCTCCTGACCTCCATGAAGTTTGTCCTGCGGGGCATGGGGATGCTGAGGATTAACCTTGCCAACAAGAAGAACAAG GCCCACGCCCGCTCCATCCTCTCCTGTGGCCAGTGTTTAGGGGAGGACCAGGAGCTGCTTCCCTTCATGGGCCACGCTTTCTGTGGCCTGTGGGCCGACCAGGGGGTGCGGGCCGCAGCAGCCAGGGGCTACGAGTTTGAGCTCAACGACTCCGCGCTCTA TTTCTTTGAGAACATGAGTCGGATCATCGCTCCCAACTACATCCCCACGGAGACAGATGTCCTGAGGGTGAGAGTGAGGACCTGTGGAATCATCGAGACGCAGTTTCAAGTTGATGAAATGGTCTTTCG GATGTATGATGTCGGAGGCCAGCGGAGCAAGAAGAGAAAGTGGCTGAGCTGCTTTGACGGCGTTCAGGCTGTGTTGTTTGTGGTGGCGCTCAGTAGCTACGACTCGACCCTGATGGAGGACTCCTCAGTG AACCGGCTGGAGGAAAGCCTTGACCTTTTTACATCCATCTGCACCAACACAGTTTTTAAGAGCTCCTCGTTG ATTCTGTTCATGAACAAAACTGACCTTTTCCGGGAGAAGATCCTACACTCTGGAAGACACTTAAGATTTTACCTTCCTAGCTATACAG GAGCAGATGGTGATGTGGATGCTGCCGCCCGCCACATCACGGCCATGTTTGTGGCGTGTAACGTCAGGCCCGACGAGCCTGTGTACCACCACTTCACCACTGCCACGGACACCGCGAACGTACAGCTGGTCTTCCGGGTGGTCATGGATCAGATTATCAAGGAGAACTTGGCTGCTGTCCCGCTGCAGTGA
- the LOC139930938 gene encoding ethanolamine-phosphate cytidylyltransferase-like isoform X3 — MVHYGHSNQLRQAKAMGDYLIVGVHTDSEIAKHKGPPVFTQEERYKMVRAIKWVDEIVEGAPYVTTLETLDKYNCDFCVHGDDITLTVDGKDTYEEVKKSGRYRECKRTQGVSTTDLVGRMLLMTKAHHSNIDSSDYQQHTDNFGKGHSPWTGVSQFLQTSQKIIQFASGQEPQPGDTIIYVAGAFDLFHIGHVDFLEAVYKLAEKPYIIVGLHFNQEVNRYKGKNYPIMNVHERTLSVLACRYVSEVVIGAPFAVTKDLLDHFKVDLVCHGKTEIYPDKDGSDPYAEPRRKGILRTVDSGNCLTTDAIVQRIIKNRLLFEARNQKKEAKEIAVIQAMKRQEEEKTKERAQAVL; from the exons ATGGTCCATTATGGCCACTCCAACCAGCTGCGACAGGCCAAGGCCATGGGAGATTACCTCATCGTTGGagtacacacagaca GTGAGATCGCAAAGCACAAGGGTCCGCCAGTCTTCACTCAGGAAGAAAGGTACAAGATGGTGCGTGCCATAAAATGGGTGGATGAGATAGTGGAGGGAGCGCCTTATGTCACCACCCTGGAGACCCTAGACAAGTACAACTGTGACTTCTGTGTACATGGAG ATGATATCACACTAACAGTGGATGGAAAGGACACATATGAAGAGGTGAAGAAGTCAGGGCGATACAG GGAGTGTAAGAGAACCCAGGGAGTTTCAACCACAGACCTGGTCGGCAGGATGCTGCTCATGACCAAAGCGCACCACAGCAACATT GATAGTTCAGACTATCAGCAGCACACAGACAACTTTGGAAAG GGCCACAGTCCATGGACGGGGGTGTCTCAGTTCCTGCAGACCTCCCAGAAGATCATCCAGTTTGCCTCAGGCCAGGAGCCTCAACCCGGAGACACTATCATCTATGTGGCGGGAGCCTTCGACCTCTTCC ACATTGGCCATGTGGACTTCCTGGAAGCAGTGTATAAGCTCGCAGAAAAGCCATATATTATAGTGGGGTTGCACTTTAATCAG GAGGTGAATCGCTACAAAGGGAAGAATTACCCCATCATGAATGTCCATGAGAGAACGCTCAGTGTCCTGGCTTGTCGA tatgTGTCTGAAGTGGTGATTGGTGCACCCTTTGCAGTCACAAAAGATTTGCTTGACCATTTCAAG GTGGATCTTGTATGCcatggaaagacagagatataCCCTGACAAGGATGGGTCCGACCCTTACGCT GAGCCCAGGAGGAAAGGAATCCTGCGCACTGTGGACAGTGGGAACTGCCTCACTACGGATGCCATTGTGCAGAGGATAATCAAAAACAG GTTGCTATTTGAAGCCAGGAACCAGAAGAAAGAGGCCAAAGAGATCGCCGTGATCCAGGCCATGAAGCgacaagaggaggaaaagactAAAGAAAGAGCCCAGGCTGTACTGTAG
- the LOC139930938 gene encoding ethanolamine-phosphate cytidylyltransferase-like isoform X2, whose protein sequence is MVHYGHSNQLRQAKAMGDYLIVGVHTDSEIAKHKGPPVFTQEERYKMVRAIKWVDEIVEGAPYVTTLETLDKYNCDFCVHGDDITLTVDGKDTYEEVKKSGRYRECKRTQGVSTTDLVGRMLLMTKAHHSNIDSSDYQQHTDNFGKKGHSPWTGVSQFLQTSQKIIQFASGQEPQPGDTIIYVAGAFDLFHIGHVDFLEAVYKLAEKPYIIVGLHFNQEVNRYKGKNYPIMNVHERTLSVLACRYVSEVVIGAPFAVTKDLLDHFKVDLVCHGKTEIYPDKDGSDPYAEPRRKGILRTVDSGNCLTTDAIVQRIIKNRLLFEARNQKKEAKEIAVIQAMKRQEEEKTKERAQAVL, encoded by the exons ATGGTCCATTATGGCCACTCCAACCAGCTGCGACAGGCCAAGGCCATGGGAGATTACCTCATCGTTGGagtacacacagaca GTGAGATCGCAAAGCACAAGGGTCCGCCAGTCTTCACTCAGGAAGAAAGGTACAAGATGGTGCGTGCCATAAAATGGGTGGATGAGATAGTGGAGGGAGCGCCTTATGTCACCACCCTGGAGACCCTAGACAAGTACAACTGTGACTTCTGTGTACATGGAG ATGATATCACACTAACAGTGGATGGAAAGGACACATATGAAGAGGTGAAGAAGTCAGGGCGATACAG GGAGTGTAAGAGAACCCAGGGAGTTTCAACCACAGACCTGGTCGGCAGGATGCTGCTCATGACCAAAGCGCACCACAGCAACATT GATAGTTCAGACTATCAGCAGCACACAGACAACTTTGGAAAG AAGGGCCACAGTCCATGGACGGGGGTGTCTCAGTTCCTGCAGACCTCCCAGAAGATCATCCAGTTTGCCTCAGGCCAGGAGCCTCAACCCGGAGACACTATCATCTATGTGGCGGGAGCCTTCGACCTCTTCC ACATTGGCCATGTGGACTTCCTGGAAGCAGTGTATAAGCTCGCAGAAAAGCCATATATTATAGTGGGGTTGCACTTTAATCAG GAGGTGAATCGCTACAAAGGGAAGAATTACCCCATCATGAATGTCCATGAGAGAACGCTCAGTGTCCTGGCTTGTCGA tatgTGTCTGAAGTGGTGATTGGTGCACCCTTTGCAGTCACAAAAGATTTGCTTGACCATTTCAAG GTGGATCTTGTATGCcatggaaagacagagatataCCCTGACAAGGATGGGTCCGACCCTTACGCT GAGCCCAGGAGGAAAGGAATCCTGCGCACTGTGGACAGTGGGAACTGCCTCACTACGGATGCCATTGTGCAGAGGATAATCAAAAACAG GTTGCTATTTGAAGCCAGGAACCAGAAGAAAGAGGCCAAAGAGATCGCCGTGATCCAGGCCATGAAGCgacaagaggaggaaaagactAAAGAAAGAGCCCAGGCTGTACTGTAG
- the LOC139930957 gene encoding neuropeptide B-like, giving the protein MEMPLKLVSLIVVISMLVSCSPTEAWYKQVAGPSYYSVGRASGLLSGIRRSPYIRRAEPDSSDSGESTNSLISELNQHNFILKTMPICIKNITPNLQSCELFQDNKGIFKCKADVFLSLDSLDCAED; this is encoded by the exons ATGGAGATGCCTCTTAAACTTGTTTCCCTCATCGTGGTCATCTCCATGCTGGTCTCTTGCAGTCCGACCGAGGCATGGTACAAGCAGGTGGCCGGTCCGAGCTACTACTCGGTGGGCAGAGCGTCTGGCTTGCTGTCCGGGATCCGGAGGTCGCCGTACATCAGGAGAGCCGAGCCGGACTCGTCTGACAGCGGAGAATCAACCAACAGCCTGATTTCCGAATTAAATCAACATAATTTCATCCTGAAGACTATG CCAATTTGTATCAAAAACATTACACCGAACCTGCAGAGCTGTGAACTCTTCCAGGACAACAAGGGGATATTTAAGTGTAAAGCAGATGTTTTCCTCTCACTGGACTCCTTGGACTGTGCAGAAGACTGA
- the LOC139930938 gene encoding ethanolamine-phosphate cytidylyltransferase-like isoform X1, which produces MVHYGHSNQLRQAKAMGDYLIVGVHTDSEIAKHKGPPVFTQEERYKMVRAIKWVDEIVEGAPYVTTLETLDKYNCDFCVHGDDITLTVDGKDTYEEVKKSGRYRECKRTQGVSTTDLVGRMLLMTKAHHSNIDSSDYQQHTDNFGKGSHGQKGHSPWTGVSQFLQTSQKIIQFASGQEPQPGDTIIYVAGAFDLFHIGHVDFLEAVYKLAEKPYIIVGLHFNQEVNRYKGKNYPIMNVHERTLSVLACRYVSEVVIGAPFAVTKDLLDHFKVDLVCHGKTEIYPDKDGSDPYAEPRRKGILRTVDSGNCLTTDAIVQRIIKNRLLFEARNQKKEAKEIAVIQAMKRQEEEKTKERAQAVL; this is translated from the exons ATGGTCCATTATGGCCACTCCAACCAGCTGCGACAGGCCAAGGCCATGGGAGATTACCTCATCGTTGGagtacacacagaca GTGAGATCGCAAAGCACAAGGGTCCGCCAGTCTTCACTCAGGAAGAAAGGTACAAGATGGTGCGTGCCATAAAATGGGTGGATGAGATAGTGGAGGGAGCGCCTTATGTCACCACCCTGGAGACCCTAGACAAGTACAACTGTGACTTCTGTGTACATGGAG ATGATATCACACTAACAGTGGATGGAAAGGACACATATGAAGAGGTGAAGAAGTCAGGGCGATACAG GGAGTGTAAGAGAACCCAGGGAGTTTCAACCACAGACCTGGTCGGCAGGATGCTGCTCATGACCAAAGCGCACCACAGCAACATT GATAGTTCAGACTATCAGCAGCACACAGACAACTTTGGAAA GGGGTCGCATGGTCAGAAGGGCCACAGTCCATGGACGGGGGTGTCTCAGTTCCTGCAGACCTCCCAGAAGATCATCCAGTTTGCCTCAGGCCAGGAGCCTCAACCCGGAGACACTATCATCTATGTGGCGGGAGCCTTCGACCTCTTCC ACATTGGCCATGTGGACTTCCTGGAAGCAGTGTATAAGCTCGCAGAAAAGCCATATATTATAGTGGGGTTGCACTTTAATCAG GAGGTGAATCGCTACAAAGGGAAGAATTACCCCATCATGAATGTCCATGAGAGAACGCTCAGTGTCCTGGCTTGTCGA tatgTGTCTGAAGTGGTGATTGGTGCACCCTTTGCAGTCACAAAAGATTTGCTTGACCATTTCAAG GTGGATCTTGTATGCcatggaaagacagagatataCCCTGACAAGGATGGGTCCGACCCTTACGCT GAGCCCAGGAGGAAAGGAATCCTGCGCACTGTGGACAGTGGGAACTGCCTCACTACGGATGCCATTGTGCAGAGGATAATCAAAAACAG GTTGCTATTTGAAGCCAGGAACCAGAAGAAAGAGGCCAAAGAGATCGCCGTGATCCAGGCCATGAAGCgacaagaggaggaaaagactAAAGAAAGAGCCCAGGCTGTACTGTAG
- the LOC139930965 gene encoding opioid-binding protein/cell adhesion molecule homolog yields MGVEHANLTCALILLFLSGVPCRMWKVKYQQQQICAVKGSSVAILCSYYYPKMPGNVKLGVKRVIWGHERYNIYNGPFIFDSKSRNTTTKFQYIGNTRHNCSFKIHQVEHNDSGKYIFRFITNSKKGKWTGVVGSTLKVVDLKVLVTKPNGEGIMKEGESVNLTCINGCDGGNHSSAIAWFKDGEPFNEGPVLYIHNMSSTSSGSYACSLKKHTGTPSEVVSIHVEYGPKNTSVSVRPSDTGGKISLICSSDANPPVDDYTWFAIDDDDAVAVGHQRELHFSGFDPADGGQYLCSVTNTHGSQNSSIVTLKIKRTEATVIANILVIATITMLLIVAVGVAIKRLCKRRMETPETDFEENIQNTTIYVNWPMFDNNQSQEGSQREGEPQEVTYATVHISTKRKANMEQQMDAHDNDKYPVIYSSVCRNQLLNSS; encoded by the exons ATGGGTGTTGAACATGCAAACCTCACATGTGCTCTAATTCTACTATTTCTATCCG GTGTTCCTTGCAGAATGTGGAAAgtgaaatatcaacagcaacaaatatGTGCAGTGAAAGGCTCCTCTGTTGCCATTCTTTGTTCATATTACTATCCTAAGATGCCTGGTAATGTCAAACTGGGAGTGAAAAGAGTTATATGGGGTCATGAAAGGTATAATATTTATAATGGTCCTTTCATTTTTGACAGTAAGTCAAGAAATACCACCACAAAATTCCAGTATATTGGCAACACACGCCACAATTGTTCTTTTAAAATACACCAAGTGGAGCACAACGACAGTGGAAAATACATCTTCAGATTTATAACTAACTCTAAAAAAGGCAAATGGACTGGCGTCGTTGGCTCAACATTAAAGGTTGTTG ATTTGAAGGTTTTGGTGACGAAACCTAATGGAGAGGGGATAATGAAGGAAGGCGAGTCTGTGAATCTGACCTGCATAAATGGCTGTGATGGCGGCAACCACTCATCTGCCATCGCCTGGTTTAAGGATGGAGAGCCCTTTAATGAAGGGCCTGTACTTTACATACACAACATGTCCTCCACAAGCTCTGGGAGCTACGCTTGCTCTCTGAAAAAGCACACTGGAACACCATCAGAGGTCGTCAGTATCCACGTTGAAT ACGGCCCTAAGAACACATCAGTATCTGTCAGGCCGTCAGACACAGGCGGTAAAATCAGCCTGATCTGCAGCAGCGATGCAAACCCCCCGGTGGACGACTACACCTGGTTTGCAATAGACGATGACGATGCTGTGGCAGTCGGACACCAGCGTGAACTGCACTTCAGTGGGTTTGACCCTGCTGACGGTGGCCAGTACTTATGCAGCGTCACCAACACACATGGAAGTCAAAATTCTtctattgtgactttaaaaataaaaa GGACTGAAGCAACAGTTATTGCAAACATACTTGTCATTGCTACTATTACCATGCTTTTGATTGTGGCCGTTGGTGTTGCTATCAAAAG ACTCTGCAAAAGGAGGATGGAGACACCAGAGACAGACTTTGAGGAGAATATACAG AATACAACAATCTATGTTAACTGGCCCATGTTTGACAATAACCAATCACAAGAGGGAAGTCAGAGGGAGGGGGAACCACAAGAAGTCACATATGCAACTGTGCACATCTCCACCAAGAGAAAGGCAAACAT GGAGCAGCAGATGGATGCCCATGATAATGACAAGTATCCAGTGATTTACAGCAGTGTGTGCAG gAATCAACTCTTGAACTCTTCATGA